One Ignavibacteriales bacterium genomic window, TAAGTTTTTTCCTTCGCGCATGGTGATCCCGGATACGGATTCAAAAGTACACCTGGTAGCATCCGAAAAAAATGAAAACGTTTTTATACAGGTGGTAAATATGGATGGTTTGGAATCTAACCGGACAGTCGATGAATATGGAAATATTAGACCAATTCGTGATGTGGAATTGCGCATTAGATCGACGGCATGCCCTTCAAAAGTATTGTTACAACCGGGTAATACCGAACTGCCGTTTGAGTATAATGGTGGGTATATAAATTTAAGTGTACCAAATATAGAGATTTACTCTATTTTACAATTAGTTAATTAAATAAATTTCATTTTTTTTTAGAGGACGAATGCCTAATTTAACCGATAAATTTTATGTATTTGAGCTTTGTCAAAAAGAACCGAAAAACTATTTCTTGTATTTTCAGATATTATTTTTATAAATCTGGCATGGATCGTTTATTTTTTTATTAGAGTCGAGTCCGGATGGATCAGCTATGCTAATCCGCCGGCTTTCTGGGCTCCGATGCTTGTAGTGTTCTTTTATTGGGTTATAGTTTTTTCGTTTGCGGGACTTTATCAGCATTGGTTTGTTAGATCCAGGTTCGATGAGTTCGCTTCGGTTTTCAAAGCCGTTTCGGCAGGAAGTATATTATTGTTCTTTGCAATTTTTATCGATGACATGATGCGGGATGCTCCGATCATTTCACGGTTCATCATTTTGTTGTACTGGATATTAATGGTGCTGTGCGTTGGGTTTGGGCGCGTAATTATTCGCGGTGTACAGAGGAGCTTGCTCGAGAAAGGCATCGGGTTAAGAAATTCATTCATAATCGGTAACGGCGAAAAAGGGAACGAGCTTCTTGGCTTCATTAATAGATTCCCTCAGCTCGGTTATAAGTTTGCCGGGTTCATTAAGCCCAATGGAGAAACTTCCGGGGGTGAAGCGCTTGGAAAGATTGAGGACCTTCCTTCGTTGATAAAAGGTTTTGGTATCTCGGAGATCCTGATTGCGCTTGAGCCGGATGAAAAAAGCAAAGTGCTCGATGTGATTAAATATTGTTCCGGTACGGAGGTGAATCTGAAAATAATGCCTGATACCTATGAGATAGTGAGCGGGCTTGCCAAGACTAACCAGATCTATGGCGTGCCGTTGATCGAGGTAATGCCTGAGATCATGACACCCGCTGCTAATCTGACGAAGAGGATCATCGATATTTTTCTCTCTGTTATGATTATTCTGTTGACGCTTCCGCTGATCATTATTTCGATAGTATTAATTAAGCTTACTTCGAAAGGTCCGATATTTTATTCGCAGGAGAGGGTAGGAAAAAATGGTAAGCACTTTACGATATATAAGTTCCGTACCATGATCGAAAATGCAGAGGAGTACGGTCCGGAGTGGTCAGGTCCTGATGACCCGCGCATTACAAAGTTTGGGAAGTTCATGAGAAAAACGCACATAGACGAGATTCCTCAACTGTTTAATGTGCTTAAAAACGAAATGAGTATCGTTGGTCCAAGACCGGAAAGACCTTACTTTGTCGAGGAGCTAAAAAGCCAGATACCGTATTATTATAAGAGGTTGTCTATTAAGCCCGGCATTACGGGATGGGCGCAGATAAAATATAAATACGATTCGTCTTTAGACGACGTAAAAAGTAAATTGCAGTTTGATTTTTATTATATAGAAAATATGAGTCTTACACTGGATTTTAAAATTATTTTAAACACGATCGTTGTTGTTATACTTTTCAAAGGCAGGTAAAAATTGAGAAGAGTACTTGTTATAATTCCGACATATAATGAATCCGAAAACATCACGCGGATAATTCCCGAGGTGCTGAAACATACCAACGAGAATAATGAGTTCAACGTTCTGGTTGTCGATGATAATTCACCTGACGGGACCGCCCGCATTGTTAAGGAAATGAATAACAAGAATGTTTTTGTTATCGAGCGCGAAGGTAAAATGGGACTGGGGACGGCATACGTTAGAGGTTTTAAATACGCCATCGAAAATAAATTCGACCTTGTCTTCGAAATGGATGCAGACTTTTCACACGACCCGAAATATCTTCCCGAATTTCTCGAAAAAATAGACGAAGGTTACGACATGGTCGTGGGTTCACGCTATATAAACGGTGTATCGGTTCTTAACTGGCCAATGGGCAGACTCGTGCTGAGCTATTTTGCTAACATGTACACCAGGCTCGTAACTGGTTTAAAAGTCAGGGACACCACCGCCGGGTTTGCTTGTTACAAAGTTGCTTCTTTGGCGCAGATAGATCTGGACAGGGTCAGGTCCAACGGCTATTCTTTCCAGATAGAGATGAAGTTTAAGATGTATAAAAAAGGATTTAAGATAGTTGAGATCCCGATCCTGTTTATTGATAGGCGTGCGGGTGAATCAAAAATGTCTAAGAAGGTTGTGTATGAAGCGTATTTTATGGTTTGGAAACTTAAACTTAAATCCATTTTTGGAAGGCTCTAAAATTATTCCCGAACATTTATTGAAAAAATGACAGATGTTTCGATCGTAATAGTTAATTATAATGTTAAAGACCTTGTAGATAATTGTATCTCCTCCATATACAAAGCCAATACCGAAAACCACTCTCTCGAAGTTTTTCTTGTCGATAATAATTCAATAGACGGAAGCGCGCAATTCATACGTGAAAAATATTCCGGTGTAGAGGTTATAGAAAATGAAGAGAACGTTGGGTTTTCTAAGGCGAACAACGTAGCCCTGCGAAAAGCATCAGGCAAATACATTCTAATACTCAATCCCGATACTATTCTGGAAGAGGGTACTTATTCCCGTATGATAAGGTTTTGCGAAGAGAATCCCGATGCCGGTGCAGTAACTTCCAAGCTGATTCTTGCGAACGGTCAGCTTGATTCTGCCTGCAAACGAAGTTTTCCGACGCCATCGGTTGCAATCCCGCGTATGCTGGGACTCTCAAAGCTTTTTCCCAACAGCAGACTTTTCGGACGCTACAATCTTACTTATCTGGATGAAAATAAAACACATGTCGTGGACGCGATATGCGGAGCATTTATGTTTATCCCGAAAACTGCTCTTGGTAAAGCGGGTCTGTTCGATGAAGATTATTTTATGTATGGCGAAGATCTCGACCTTTGTTTCAGGATAACTAAATCCGGATATAGGATATATTACTATCCTGATGTTACAACTATTCACCTCAAAGGATCAAGTACGCAAAAGACGAACATTTCCTATGTGAATAATTTTTACGGAGCGATGGATATTTTTGTAAGGAAGAATTTCACGGGTGTTCCGAAACTTCTTTCATGGATAATTAGACTTGGTATATTCTTTCGCTCATTTGTTTCATACGTCAAGCGGACATTAAAGAATATTCTCTATCCTCTGACGGATTTGGTTTTCTTATTTATCAGCCTTGTGCTTTCTGTTAGAATAAGATTCGATATTTTTCCCAACGAAGACTACCTGTTTATCATTTCGGTTTACATACTGGTATGGTTGACCCTCTTAATGTTATTCGGAAACTATTCGAGAAAGAGGCTTTCACTTCTTAAGACTTTTAATGCAGTCCTCACCGGATTCTTTGTCAATTCCTCCATTACATACTTCTTCAACGAGTACGCGTTTTCCAGAGGTGTAATTTTAATATCGACTGTTATTTCCATTATCATGCTTATTGGATGGAGATCGGTCGTGTTGATGTACAATTTTTTCAAATCCAAAAACATTCTCCTCAATAAAGTTAATCTTCTTGTTGTCGGCAATAGAGAACTAACTCAGGACACAGAAGAAAAGCTTGTTGCAAAGTATAACGTAATTTATTTCAATGATATTTCCGAAAAAAGGACTGTAGCCGATCTGAGAGAAGCCATAATCATTAATAATATTCACGAAGTTGTATTTTCGGAAGACACATTCTCGAACCAGGAAATATTGAATACCATCAGTTCATTCAAGGATAGAAATATACAGTTCAAGATAGTTCCATCAGGAAAAGAGTTGATTTTGTCCAAGTTAACCTCGAATATAGATGATATTTCGCTAATTGAGATTGAATATAATATTAATAATAAATTAAATATATTTTTAAAGAGAGTTTTTGACATTGTCCTTTCGTTTATAATGCTTTTCACCGTTTACCCTTTCATCTTCGTTTATTCGAATATTTTTAAAGGTAAGCTCGGACGGCATATCTCGAAGCTTAAAGATCTGCCGAAAGTATTTATTGGTAAGATGAGTTTTGTAGGTATCCCGGAATGGTTTAAGATCGACGGTAAGGAATACCTCGGAAAAAGGGGATTGACCGGTCTTATACAGATAAACTTTTACGACGGTATGTCGGATGACGAAATGGCAAATTATAATGTGTTTTATGCAAAAAATCAGAGTCTCATGCTCGATGTAGAGATACTACTTAAAACATTCTTTTCATTCTTAAAAAAATAACGATACTATGGCAAACAATAATTTGGACTTCGAAAAGCCTATCATAGAGCTTGAAGAAAAAATATCCGACATGCGAAAGGTGTCCGACCGGCTGGACATCTCTAATGAAATAAACGAGCTGGAAAGAAAAGTAAAAGAGCTTCGCAAAAATGTTTTCGATAACCTTACGCCGTGGCAGATAGTACAGCTTGCCCGGCATCCGGAACGTCCTTATACTCTCGATTATATTTATTTGATGACGGAAAATTTTGTCGAACTTCACGGTGACAGGTATTACGGTGATGACAACTCTCTTGTCGGGGGATTTGCAAGTATCGGCGATCATTCGGTAATGATAATGGGACAGCAAAAGGGAAGGGATACCAAATCCAACATCTTTAGAAATTTCGGCATGTCCAATCCGGAAGGTTATAGAAAAGCACTGAGGCTGATGAAGCTCGCTGAAAAATTTGACAAGCCCGTAATAACATTGATAGATACCCCCGGCGCTTACCCCGGGATCGAAGCGGAAGAGCGCGGTCAGGCTGAAGCCATCGCAAAGAATCTTCTCGAAATGTCGCGTCTCAAGGTTCCTATCATTGCGGTTATAATCGGTGAGGGAGCATCGGGCGGAGCGCTGGGTATTGCAGTTGGTGACAGAATATTGATGCTTCAATATTGCTGGTACTCGGTTATCTCGCCGGAGTCTTGTTCATCGATCCTCTGGAGAAGTTGGGATTTTAAAGAACAGGCGGCAGAAGCGCTTAAACTTACCGCGGGCGACCTTATCAAAAACGGAGTAATAGATAGGATAATTACCGAACCGGAAGGCGGGGCGCACAGGGATCATGAAAAGGCGGCGCAGATATTAAAAGATGTTCTGATAGAAGAACTTAATGAAGTTGGTAAGATCAAAAAAGATAAATTGCTCGACAACCGTATAAAAAAATACGGCAGTATGGGATTTTATAAAGACTAAGGAGAATAAGTGACACAGGTACTAAATAAAGAGAAGAAACTTTCACAGCAGGTAGACGAGTCTCTCAATAATAACGGAAAAGTAAATTCCAGGTTTTTAATAAAAGGGGGAAGTCCTCTTAATGGAAAAGTAAAAGTGACCGGAGCGAAAAACTCCGCGCTCAAACTTATTCCCGCTTCACTTCTTTCATCTGGCAGGTCGGTATTTCACAATGTTCCCAATAAGATCAGTGACCTTGTAATAATCAAAGATATTTGTGATTTGCTCGGTTCCGAAATGGAAACCGACGGTGAATCGTTTTCGATAAGCACTCCGGAGATAAGATCATCTCACATACCTTTCGAGCTTGGAAACGCAACCCGCGCGGCTATTTTGATGGCGGGTCCGCTACTAGTAAGAACAGGAAGCGCGAGGATACCGATACCGGGCGGATGCCGTATCGGCGCGCGACCTCTTAATTTTCACATCGAAGCGTTCAAAAAACTTGGAGCGGATGTAAAAGAAGAAGGCGATTACTATGTGATGCAAGCTGATGGTCTCAAAGGCGCTAACATTAATCTAAACTATCCCAGCGTAGGCGCGACGGAGAACGTTATTATCGCAAGCACGCTTGCTAAAGGAAGAACCATATTAACGAACGCCGCGGTAGAGCCGGAGATAATCGATCTGATAAAATTTCTGCAAAAGATGGGAGCTATCATCGAAATAAGTACCGACAGAAAAATAACTATCGAAGGTGTTGAGAGATTGGATGGAGCGGAGCACAGTGTAATTCCGGACAGAATAGTAGCGGGTTCGTTTGCTTCAGCCGCGCTCGCATCAAAGGGTGATGTCTTTATCGAAGGCGCAAGGCAGGATGATCTCATTACTTATTTGAATGCGGTTAGAAGGATAGGCGGTAAATATCAAGTAATGGACGGCGGTATAAGATTTTATTATGACGGGGAATTAAAACCCATCGCGATCGAAACCGACGTGCATCCGGGATTTATGACCGATTGGCAGCAGCCGTTCGTAATACTTATGACGCAGGCTAACGGAATATCGATTGTGCACGAGACAGTTTATGAAGAAAGGTTCGGATACATCGAGGAGCTGAAAAAAATGGGAGCAGAGGTAGAGCTTTATGACAGGTGCCTGGGAAGTTTGCCATGCAGATTTTTAAATACGCATTACCATCATAGCGCAGTCATCAAAGGACCAACACAATTGCACGGGGCGGAAATAAATATCCCCGACTTGCGCGCGGGATTTTCCTACCTCATCGCAGGTGTGATCGCGAAAGGGGAGTCACTTGTGAACGGTTCTATATACATCGATAGAGGATACGAGGAGATCCACAAAAAACTCCGGGAATTAGGCGCAGATATTCAACGCATATAGTACTCCATTCAAAAAATACCGGTAATACAATAACACATGAAAGATAAAATAGAAGAACTACATTCCAAACAAGCCGAGGCGTTAAAAGGCGGCGGTGAAGCCAAGCTAAAATCACAGCACGATAAAGGAAAGCTCTCCGCAAGAGAGAGGATAGACCTTCTTCTCGATAAAGGAACATTTGAAGAGGTGGACATGTTTGTGCGTCACCAGTCGAAAGATTTCGGGCTCGAGAAAACGAGATACTATACCGACGGCGTTATTACCGGCACGGGAAAAATAGAGGGGCGAACGGTTTGTGTTTTTTCGCAGGACTTCACTATACTCGGCGGATCTCTCGCGGAATACCATGCAAGAAAGATATGCAAGCTGATGGATCTCGCCATGAAAATAGGCGTCCCGGTGATCGGCATAAACGACAGCGGCGGCGCGAGGATACAGGAAGGAGTTGTTTCGCTCGGCGGGTACGCGGACATTTTCCTGCGTAATACGCTGGCAAGCGGGGTGATTCCACAGATATCAGCGATCGTGGGACCATGCGCCGGCGGCGCGGTATATTCACCTGCTATTACAGATTTTATTTTTATGGTAGAGAATACATCATACATGTTCGTTACCGGACCTAATGTCGTGAAGACGGTTACCAACGAGGAAGTTTCGTTCGAGGATCTCGGCGGCGCGCATACTCACGCGGAAAAGAGCGGGGTAAGCCACTTTACGTCACGGAATGAGATAGAATGTTTCGAGGAGATACGCAAGCTGATGTCTTATCTTCCGCTGAACAATATGGACGACGTGCCGAAATACGAATACGATAACGGAAGCGAGCAGGACCAGAACGACCTCAATAATTTCATGCCGGATAATCCAAATAAGCCATACGATATAAAGGACGTTATAAATAAGATCGTCGATTCGGGCAGTTTTTTTGAGGTGCATGAGGGGTATGCGCAGAATATCGTTGTTGGTTTCGCGAGGCTTGCGGGCAGGAGTATCGGCATAGTTGCCAATCAGCCGCTTGTATTAGCCGGAGTGCTGGATATTGCATCATCGGTAAAAGGCGCTCGGTTCGTTCGTTTTTGCGACGCATTTAATATTCCTCTGCTGGTATTCGAGGACGTGCCGGGATTTTTGCCGGGTACTGACCAGGAATGGCGCGGAATAATACGGCAGGGCGCGAAACTGCTCTACGCATTTTGCGAAGCAACGGT contains:
- a CDS encoding sugar transferase, whose protein sequence is MSKRTEKLFLVFSDIIFINLAWIVYFFIRVESGWISYANPPAFWAPMLVVFFYWVIVFSFAGLYQHWFVRSRFDEFASVFKAVSAGSILLFFAIFIDDMMRDAPIISRFIILLYWILMVLCVGFGRVIIRGVQRSLLEKGIGLRNSFIIGNGEKGNELLGFINRFPQLGYKFAGFIKPNGETSGGEALGKIEDLPSLIKGFGISEILIALEPDEKSKVLDVIKYCSGTEVNLKIMPDTYEIVSGLAKTNQIYGVPLIEVMPEIMTPAANLTKRIIDIFLSVMIILLTLPLIIISIVLIKLTSKGPIFYSQERVGKNGKHFTIYKFRTMIENAEEYGPEWSGPDDPRITKFGKFMRKTHIDEIPQLFNVLKNEMSIVGPRPERPYFVEELKSQIPYYYKRLSIKPGITGWAQIKYKYDSSLDDVKSKLQFDFYYIENMSLTLDFKIILNTIVVVILFKGR
- a CDS encoding polyprenol monophosphomannose synthase, coding for MRRVLVIIPTYNESENITRIIPEVLKHTNENNEFNVLVVDDNSPDGTARIVKEMNNKNVFVIEREGKMGLGTAYVRGFKYAIENKFDLVFEMDADFSHDPKYLPEFLEKIDEGYDMVVGSRYINGVSVLNWPMGRLVLSYFANMYTRLVTGLKVRDTTAGFACYKVASLAQIDLDRVRSNGYSFQIEMKFKMYKKGFKIVEIPILFIDRRAGESKMSKKVVYEAYFMVWKLKLKSIFGRL
- a CDS encoding glycosyltransferase, which gives rise to MTDVSIVIVNYNVKDLVDNCISSIYKANTENHSLEVFLVDNNSIDGSAQFIREKYSGVEVIENEENVGFSKANNVALRKASGKYILILNPDTILEEGTYSRMIRFCEENPDAGAVTSKLILANGQLDSACKRSFPTPSVAIPRMLGLSKLFPNSRLFGRYNLTYLDENKTHVVDAICGAFMFIPKTALGKAGLFDEDYFMYGEDLDLCFRITKSGYRIYYYPDVTTIHLKGSSTQKTNISYVNNFYGAMDIFVRKNFTGVPKLLSWIIRLGIFFRSFVSYVKRTLKNILYPLTDLVFLFISLVLSVRIRFDIFPNEDYLFIISVYILVWLTLLMLFGNYSRKRLSLLKTFNAVLTGFFVNSSITYFFNEYAFSRGVILISTVISIIMLIGWRSVVLMYNFFKSKNILLNKVNLLVVGNRELTQDTEEKLVAKYNVIYFNDISEKRTVADLREAIIINNIHEVVFSEDTFSNQEILNTISSFKDRNIQFKIVPSGKELILSKLTSNIDDISLIEIEYNINNKLNIFLKRVFDIVLSFIMLFTVYPFIFVYSNIFKGKLGRHISKLKDLPKVFIGKMSFVGIPEWFKIDGKEYLGKRGLTGLIQINFYDGMSDDEMANYNVFYAKNQSLMLDVEILLKTFFSFLKK
- a CDS encoding acetyl-CoA carboxylase carboxyltransferase subunit alpha, producing MANNNLDFEKPIIELEEKISDMRKVSDRLDISNEINELERKVKELRKNVFDNLTPWQIVQLARHPERPYTLDYIYLMTENFVELHGDRYYGDDNSLVGGFASIGDHSVMIMGQQKGRDTKSNIFRNFGMSNPEGYRKALRLMKLAEKFDKPVITLIDTPGAYPGIEAEERGQAEAIAKNLLEMSRLKVPIIAVIIGEGASGGALGIAVGDRILMLQYCWYSVISPESCSSILWRSWDFKEQAAEALKLTAGDLIKNGVIDRIITEPEGGAHRDHEKAAQILKDVLIEELNEVGKIKKDKLLDNRIKKYGSMGFYKD
- the murA gene encoding UDP-N-acetylglucosamine 1-carboxyvinyltransferase — encoded protein: MKGGSPLNGKVKVTGAKNSALKLIPASLLSSGRSVFHNVPNKISDLVIIKDICDLLGSEMETDGESFSISTPEIRSSHIPFELGNATRAAILMAGPLLVRTGSARIPIPGGCRIGARPLNFHIEAFKKLGADVKEEGDYYVMQADGLKGANINLNYPSVGATENVIIASTLAKGRTILTNAAVEPEIIDLIKFLQKMGAIIEISTDRKITIEGVERLDGAEHSVIPDRIVAGSFASAALASKGDVFIEGARQDDLITYLNAVRRIGGKYQVMDGGIRFYYDGELKPIAIETDVHPGFMTDWQQPFVILMTQANGISIVHETVYEERFGYIEELKKMGAEVELYDRCLGSLPCRFLNTHYHHSAVIKGPTQLHGAEINIPDLRAGFSYLIAGVIAKGESLVNGSIYIDRGYEEIHKKLRELGADIQRI
- a CDS encoding acyl-CoA carboxylase subunit beta, with the translated sequence MKDKIEELHSKQAEALKGGGEAKLKSQHDKGKLSARERIDLLLDKGTFEEVDMFVRHQSKDFGLEKTRYYTDGVITGTGKIEGRTVCVFSQDFTILGGSLAEYHARKICKLMDLAMKIGVPVIGINDSGGARIQEGVVSLGGYADIFLRNTLASGVIPQISAIVGPCAGGAVYSPAITDFIFMVENTSYMFVTGPNVVKTVTNEEVSFEDLGGAHTHAEKSGVSHFTSRNEIECFEEIRKLMSYLPLNNMDDVPKYEYDNGSEQDQNDLNNFMPDNPNKPYDIKDVINKIVDSGSFFEVHEGYAQNIVVGFARLAGRSIGIVANQPLVLAGVLDIASSVKGARFVRFCDAFNIPLLVFEDVPGFLPGTDQEWRGIIRQGAKLLYAFCEATVPKVTVITRKAYGGAYDVMNSKHVRGDINLAWPTAEIAVMGAKGAAEIIFKKEIKDADDHEAKLKEKTDEFTDKFANPYLAAERGFIDDVIEPKDTRKKLVYYFDILETKVDSNPKKKHGNIPL